The following coding sequences are from one Methanosarcina sp. WWM596 window:
- a CDS encoding Coenzyme F420 hydrogenase/dehydrogenase, beta subunit C-terminal domain, with translation MAEKKQISKTYLDLKSKVWDTGLCSGCGACIAVCPADALYFETGGNSTTPKSNGYCKAAVDDVPCGACYEVCPRLDEQPSSLLGDYLEITTGKAEFDIPRKQSGGAVTAILANALETGLVDAVVTVTEDPWTLKPHSMVITRSKALIAQAGSRYNWWVPLVSALKEAVVTQKHRNIAVVGVPCVVQAIRKILESDHQLVSPYKKSIRFVFGLFCTESFDYEKLIAGKLKSEYALEPMKVCRIDVKGKLEITLNDGTQYVIPLAELEDTIRPGCGVCTDFTALKADISAGSVGSPDGYTTLIVRTLVGQHLLESAVANGKLSVGDGEVNLGIIEKLATKKMARKQE, from the coding sequence ATGGCAGAAAAGAAACAAATCAGTAAGACTTACCTTGACCTGAAATCAAAAGTCTGGGACACCGGCCTCTGCTCAGGCTGCGGGGCCTGCATTGCAGTTTGCCCTGCTGACGCCCTGTATTTCGAAACCGGCGGTAATTCCACAACTCCGAAAAGCAACGGCTACTGTAAAGCCGCTGTTGATGACGTGCCCTGCGGGGCCTGCTATGAGGTCTGCCCGAGGCTCGATGAACAACCTTCAAGCCTGCTCGGGGACTACCTGGAAATCACTACAGGAAAGGCAGAATTCGACATTCCGAGAAAACAAAGCGGAGGAGCCGTTACCGCAATCCTTGCAAACGCCCTGGAAACAGGCCTTGTGGATGCTGTGGTTACGGTTACTGAAGACCCCTGGACTCTCAAGCCGCACTCCATGGTAATCACCAGAAGTAAAGCCCTTATCGCCCAGGCAGGAAGCCGCTACAACTGGTGGGTTCCCCTGGTCTCGGCACTTAAGGAAGCCGTTGTTACCCAGAAGCATAGGAACATCGCAGTTGTGGGAGTCCCCTGTGTGGTCCAGGCAATCCGCAAGATACTTGAATCCGACCACCAGCTGGTCAGCCCCTACAAGAAATCCATCCGCTTCGTGTTCGGGCTCTTCTGTACTGAAAGCTTCGACTACGAAAAACTGATTGCAGGCAAGCTGAAAAGCGAGTATGCCCTCGAACCCATGAAGGTCTGCCGCATTGATGTTAAGGGTAAGCTCGAAATCACCCTCAACGACGGGACCCAGTACGTGATCCCCCTTGCCGAACTTGAGGATACTATCCGCCCAGGCTGTGGGGTCTGTACGGACTTTACCGCCCTCAAAGCTGACATCTCAGCAGGTTCGGTCGGAAGTCCTGACGGCTACACAACCCTTATCGTCCGCACCCTTGTCGGGCAGCACCTCCTGGAAAGCGCAGTTGCTAACGGGAAGCTGAGCGTAGGTGACGGTGAGGTTAACCTCGGCATTATCGAGAAACTTGCCACGAAGAAGATGGCAAGAAAACAGGAATAA
- a CDS encoding glutamate synthase-related protein: MTLGSVPPKYKVSIDRDQCMDCGRCIENCSYGVYRREGDKILIESRKCTACLRCVAMCPRDAITLTEKPVDYRSHPVWTREAREDIINQARSGKIILSGMGNVRDLPIIYDRLLLDACQVTNPSIDPLREPMELRTYIGKKPKKLEFKKTESGDVELETKLAPNLKLDTPIMIGHMSFGAISLNSQLSMAKAVAKTGTYMGTGEGGLHKDLYPYQDHMIVQVASGRFGVNIDYLERGAAIEIKIGQGAKPGIGGHLPGEKVNEEVSKTRMIPLGSDAISPAPHHDIYSIEDLVQLIRSLKEATEWKKPVFVKIAAVHNVAPIAAGIARSSADAVVIDGFRGGTGAAPKVFRDHVGIPIEVAIASVDQKLREQGVRNEISIIASGGIRNSADLAKSIALGADAVYIGTAALVALGCRVCGNCYRNLCPWGIATQRPDLVSRLDPEAGAAQVSNLIHGWTLELSELMGAAGINSIESLRGNRDRLRGYMLDEGMLKILDVQPAGA, translated from the coding sequence ATGACGCTCGGAAGTGTACCCCCAAAATATAAAGTAAGCATTGACCGCGACCAGTGCATGGACTGCGGACGCTGCATTGAAAACTGTTCCTATGGAGTATACAGAAGAGAAGGCGACAAGATCCTGATCGAGTCCAGGAAATGTACAGCCTGTCTCCGCTGTGTTGCAATGTGCCCAAGGGACGCAATCACCCTTACGGAAAAGCCCGTAGACTACCGTTCCCACCCCGTCTGGACCCGGGAAGCCAGGGAAGATATAATCAACCAGGCCCGCAGCGGTAAGATCATCCTTTCAGGGATGGGAAACGTCAGGGACCTTCCAATAATCTATGACCGCCTTCTACTTGATGCCTGCCAGGTCACAAACCCAAGCATAGACCCTCTGAGAGAACCAATGGAACTCAGAACCTATATAGGGAAAAAGCCAAAAAAACTCGAGTTCAAAAAAACCGAAAGTGGAGATGTGGAGCTTGAAACAAAGCTGGCTCCCAACCTGAAACTCGACACCCCCATCATGATCGGGCACATGAGTTTCGGAGCCATCAGCCTTAACTCCCAGCTCAGCATGGCAAAAGCTGTAGCAAAAACCGGGACTTACATGGGAACAGGAGAAGGAGGGCTGCATAAAGACCTCTACCCCTACCAGGACCATATGATTGTTCAGGTTGCTTCAGGCCGTTTTGGGGTTAACATTGACTACCTCGAAAGGGGTGCAGCAATTGAGATCAAGATAGGACAGGGAGCAAAGCCAGGTATAGGAGGACACCTCCCCGGAGAAAAAGTAAACGAAGAAGTCTCCAAAACCCGTATGATCCCCCTGGGCAGTGACGCAATCAGCCCTGCTCCTCACCATGACATTTACAGCATTGAAGACCTTGTCCAGCTTATCAGGAGCCTGAAAGAAGCGACCGAATGGAAGAAGCCGGTCTTTGTAAAGATCGCAGCCGTGCATAACGTAGCTCCCATTGCTGCAGGTATTGCAAGGTCCTCTGCAGATGCAGTGGTTATTGATGGGTTCCGCGGAGGGACCGGGGCAGCCCCGAAGGTCTTCAGAGACCACGTGGGAATCCCAATCGAAGTTGCAATCGCCAGCGTTGACCAGAAACTCAGGGAACAGGGAGTTAGGAATGAAATCTCCATCATTGCAAGCGGTGGGATCAGGAACAGTGCCGATCTTGCCAAGTCCATTGCTCTCGGAGCAGACGCCGTCTACATTGGGACTGCAGCTCTTGTCGCTCTGGGTTGCAGAGTTTGTGGAAACTGTTACAGAAACCTCTGTCCCTGGGGCATTGCTACCCAGCGCCCGGACCTTGTGAGCAGGCTTGACCCCGAAGCAGGAGCAGCACAGGTTTCAAACCTGATCCACGGCTGGACCCTGGAACTCAGCGAACTGATGGGTGCAGCAGGCATCAACAGTATCGAAAGCCTGCGTGGAAACAGAGATCGCCTGCGTGGATATATGCTGGATGAAGGAATGCTTAAAATTCTGGACGTCCAGCCAGCGGGGGCCTGA